A section of the Paracoccaceae bacterium genome encodes:
- a CDS encoding ATP-binding cassette domain-containing protein, which yields MNANPAFDKNANNAATAPAYLSIWNLEAFYGESYIVQDVSFNIHEGEILALLGRNGAGKTSTLRAIARMDNPELKRGEIWLDHKPLHKMQSYEASQAGIGLVPEDRRIIAGLTVEENLKLAQIAPPIGWSLDRLYDLFPRLGERRKQEGVTLSGGEQQMLAIARALARDIKVLLLDEPYEGLAPVIVQEIAKTLNIIRDQGITTVIVEQNAVTALKLADRAVILDTGTVVYDGSARDVLEDEKLRAEYLAI from the coding sequence ATGAACGCCAATCCTGCCTTTGACAAAAATGCAAATAATGCAGCGACCGCGCCAGCCTATCTGAGTATCTGGAATCTTGAGGCGTTTTACGGCGAAAGTTATATCGTTCAGGATGTAAGCTTTAACATCCACGAAGGGGAAATCCTTGCGCTTCTGGGGCGCAACGGGGCAGGCAAAACATCGACTCTGCGTGCAATCGCCAGAATGGACAATCCGGAACTGAAACGGGGCGAGATTTGGCTGGATCACAAGCCACTGCACAAAATGCAAAGCTATGAGGCTTCGCAAGCGGGCATCGGGCTGGTCCCGGAAGACCGCCGCATTATCGCCGGGCTGACAGTTGAAGAGAACCTCAAACTGGCACAGATCGCCCCGCCCATCGGTTGGTCCCTGGACCGCCTGTATGATCTGTTCCCGCGTTTGGGAGAGCGGCGCAAACAGGAAGGCGTAACCCTGTCGGGTGGCGAACAGCAGATGCTTGCCATCGCCCGCGCCTTGGCACGCGACATCAAGGTGCTGCTGCTGGACGAACCCTATGAGGGCCTCGCCCCGGTTATTGTTCAGGAAATCGCCAAGACTCTGAACATCATTCGCGATCAGGGCATCACCACAGTCATCGTCGAACAGAACGCCGTCACAGCCCTGAAACTGGCCGACCGCGCCGTGATCCTTGACACAGGAACGGTCGTTTACGA
- a CDS encoding ATP-binding cassette domain-containing protein, with product MAILEVKGVNKRFGGLQALGDVNLDVVENTVHAIIGPNGAGKSTLLNCLVGKLIPDTGSVMFDGQSVLGRKPHEINQMGISRVFQTPEIFGDLTVLENVMIPCFAKRDGAFRMHAFESVSAEKDLAEKARLALEDVNMGDKLDMHAASLSRGDKRRLEMAMCLVQNPRLLLLDEPTAGMARADTNNTIDLLKKIRDKRDITMAIIEHDMHVVFSLAERITVLAQGTPLVEDTPENIKGHPKVREAYLGEVQV from the coding sequence ATGGCAATTCTTGAAGTCAAAGGCGTCAACAAACGCTTCGGCGGGCTGCAGGCCCTGGGGGACGTAAACCTGGACGTGGTCGAGAACACAGTTCACGCGATCATCGGGCCGAATGGCGCGGGCAAGTCGACATTGCTCAACTGTCTGGTTGGCAAACTTATTCCGGACACCGGCAGTGTCATGTTCGACGGACAGTCAGTTTTGGGTCGCAAGCCCCATGAAATCAACCAGATGGGGATCAGCCGCGTTTTTCAGACACCTGAAATCTTTGGCGATCTGACCGTGTTGGAAAACGTCATGATCCCTTGTTTTGCCAAACGCGACGGGGCGTTTCGCATGCATGCCTTTGAATCAGTCAGCGCCGAAAAAGACCTGGCCGAAAAGGCGCGCCTTGCCCTGGAAGACGTCAATATGGGCGACAAGTTGGACATGCACGCTGCCAGCCTGTCACGTGGTGACAAGCGACGGTTGGAAATGGCAATGTGCCTGGTTCAAAACCCACGCCTTTTGCTGCTGGATGAACCGACTGCTGGCATGGCGCGGGCGGACACCAACAACACGATCGACCTTCTGAAAAAAATTCGCGACAAGCGCGATATCACAATGGCGATCATCGAACACGATATGCATGTGGTGTTTTCCCTGGCGGAGCGGATCACGGTGCTGGCACAGGGCACTCCGCTGGTTGAGGACACGCCAGAGAATATCAAGGGCCACCCGAAAGTCCGCGAAGCCTATCTGGGCGAAGTGCAGGTCTGA